Proteins encoded in a region of the Stieleria neptunia genome:
- a CDS encoding M56 family metallopeptidase, producing the protein MNTNLFGRLNDLYGSPRAETWVDVLGWMLVHSLWLLLIPAAVFGLVLLATPASWSRVRYGAGLASLLTMILVPACAVLWIDFPAAALPTDSAVTDLSGGFDLTEQGDRLAVDQGERPDDDFAVAFEESDRPAMELSGDPGDATIIATAPTNALGSAQPPAPDAVDEIRAGVDAPPAAAGLAERILPWLPGAVAVWLTGTLLMTLRLLAGWRAARRVAREGRSEVPIAVRRAFEELRTSIGASQAARVAQSVLVKVPSVVGYFRPIVLLPVSAVTGLSDQQVRAILAHELAHVRRYDYAVNVLQTTIETVLFYHPVVWWVSRVVRTEREHCCDDIALAAQCDASDLARALVAVAAVNEQVDESAATVLIPPTLMSAADGGNLLRRIRRLAGNPREDRVSRRSWIAGLCVLGLLAATGTLAVLSDAVAEDDQSNTTQQVDPQADTRDAVATVSGRRLEFDGGYYVELSAVGDYVRQQAESGSDDGSPAVWNGAGETIDPPFTGTNSSGYDVESDKIARKFYLMARMPLETTLNIDVPGERFGGSGVTTSSSQTFVTAQASCMAEFPRDQQTADVSVELNLPAWKTFATFDFAGGVNNGVIMDWERKVTEYTRFTATGDFGPGANDDNTRIVAFDRDHQPLKTSRTGAMSRGGKLRKLDVSYLNENGRPNYVIVQRREPTRKIVIRDVPLHPGIKSEVRCEIDGVDLAGQPADEPLPLTALLQQPPRPLSATLPGVGNITLIGLRDATENPRPGWHADGSPRIVPPDVDLDPPLRSASDGKKKLNAFFHFVPETTDLTVSKVRIDPVDATGTTTSKTFRDEDGKLKRQSFLQTMDILDDREVDDVEVTLYAGPPQRLATVTVGDVPSGFDSDKRFLYEPGDEVQKTAFQIGRSRTGDRLTLMIVLPSDVPDGTDVTALTSTGDVLIGATNHTRGRTLIATFTVPPGRSIESIDVTSVPKHTVMFRNVSVWRGLGSRAFVDIDGQPPLVDRATTPTRIFLRPSGQRVTQREDSAAALEAVAEIERRGGLLRFDDEAEAPSGETLRYLTEVRWDDVRPDETQLLQPLAGLHRVAFSSEYVDDECLQSIEHLTSLQKLRVSRSDHLTTACLASVGKLTNLRELRLVSSLKWNQDGYNATDFEHLRGLTKLTDWEPYDWRMDDAGIAWLDECDDLELVYGWAPELTDVGFAALGGKSNLQVIRLGPTKITDLSFRALENHPTLYWLQCSSPNLTDAAIDSAVTISNLRDLHLDGSQVTDAGIERLIAAIDDLPKLQTVNVSGTRVSESAADRLRSAKKNLTVIGGMAPSPDEQQTQSSSTAAPSEVPWPVEKYKSFAAYPPSGSGIRVKLDDRRWVELNSLSSSPKRDSGEPKVFWQPNGEILHPPKNFDPLSLVPKREGGEMPAVTREAAIQIVAPTGTEFTLQSGGSGAYGRLYVPIDDQFTQVPIQYPMSQLGRNHTHVEVHVTQEDWEPVPLGGNDEIRVIMAPEDHRMVVVAANVQAYSWKVQTQGNDDDEPKLIDPFTTGVDVHSDWLDNVLSDGLRERLSDSPAGHTAVIFSFYKKKPFPKVLALRRSRLDVVRFDNLAVYPGPKSAVKVSVNGVPVAAADRPTLMDADDVSPIIPPKPKNEAGVINLSGTVVDADGQPVAKSWVGMFVEPQYYNERKADQSAFQPRPNFVMEATTDSKGRFTLLLAPKDHFVFDGSFWAVSRDGRSGARRLNCTWSYLQNNLEIKLDDATAAVKVVDPDGNPVVGAEVIPEAIRKNRRPAHYFPARVQQKLKAVTDEDGTVEIAGWSSSGIRGIAVTADGFGTQYLNPRMASQWAKDGEPLTLTLRPVAALSGRVLGFDPQRDRGLKLQIRTEAYERGARPPLSGRAIVSVADDGSFTAPHIVEGYVSFDASMPPDSLRKVRVASIARLEIGEHRKLTDDVCPQIVDAVAVRQRLVKGDTDEAAPDVQLRVLWGDSMRHNGSWNSSRTTVTDENGWWEAKVLPGTINVRINGIPKGYQGTAWFDGRNGSSGVEHTVPATDQVVILPAEVYVPAIALKGRLLLPDGQPAVGWSAYGHPISWDDVGVGGVSTDKNGNFTWTYPEGYPPRLFKVSNREWLTEHDFKDNYAYPNVVSEAPFVLQIPKLEAVAP; encoded by the coding sequence ATGAACACAAATCTCTTCGGCCGGCTGAATGACCTTTACGGCTCACCGCGTGCCGAGACGTGGGTCGATGTGCTCGGCTGGATGCTCGTGCATTCGCTTTGGCTCTTGCTAATTCCGGCGGCCGTGTTTGGTCTTGTGTTACTGGCAACGCCGGCGTCATGGTCTCGCGTGCGGTATGGCGCCGGCCTGGCGAGTCTGTTGACGATGATTCTTGTGCCGGCTTGCGCCGTACTGTGGATTGATTTCCCCGCGGCGGCCTTGCCGACGGACTCGGCAGTGACCGATCTGTCTGGCGGTTTCGATTTGACCGAGCAAGGTGATCGTCTTGCCGTTGACCAAGGCGAACGGCCAGATGACGATTTCGCAGTTGCGTTCGAGGAAAGCGATCGGCCGGCGATGGAGCTAAGTGGCGATCCGGGCGATGCGACGATCATCGCAACTGCACCGACGAATGCCTTGGGTTCAGCCCAACCGCCGGCGCCGGATGCTGTTGATGAGATTCGCGCGGGCGTCGACGCGCCCCCTGCTGCTGCCGGATTGGCCGAACGCATTCTTCCCTGGCTGCCGGGGGCGGTGGCCGTGTGGCTGACCGGCACACTGTTGATGACCCTCCGATTGCTGGCCGGATGGCGGGCGGCTCGTCGGGTGGCACGTGAAGGTCGATCTGAGGTACCGATTGCCGTGCGGCGTGCCTTTGAAGAGTTGCGAACATCGATTGGCGCCTCCCAGGCGGCACGCGTCGCTCAATCTGTTTTGGTGAAGGTGCCATCGGTCGTGGGGTATTTCCGTCCCATCGTCCTTTTGCCGGTGTCGGCCGTCACGGGGCTCAGCGATCAGCAGGTGCGCGCGATCCTTGCGCACGAACTCGCCCATGTGCGGCGCTACGACTATGCCGTCAACGTGCTGCAGACGACCATTGAAACCGTTCTGTTTTATCACCCGGTCGTCTGGTGGGTGTCACGAGTCGTCCGCACCGAGCGCGAACATTGTTGCGACGACATCGCTTTGGCAGCGCAGTGCGACGCCTCCGATCTCGCTCGGGCGTTGGTCGCAGTGGCCGCCGTCAACGAACAGGTCGACGAATCGGCGGCAACCGTGTTGATTCCCCCGACGCTGATGTCTGCGGCGGACGGCGGCAATCTGCTGCGCCGGATTCGGCGGCTGGCTGGCAACCCGCGCGAGGATCGTGTGTCACGCCGTTCGTGGATCGCGGGTTTGTGCGTTTTGGGGCTGCTGGCGGCGACGGGCACGCTCGCCGTACTTTCCGACGCTGTCGCCGAGGACGATCAGTCGAACACGACTCAGCAGGTCGACCCCCAAGCCGACACTCGTGATGCCGTGGCAACCGTCTCGGGCCGCCGGCTCGAATTCGACGGCGGCTACTACGTGGAGCTGTCAGCCGTCGGCGACTACGTTCGGCAGCAGGCGGAGAGTGGTTCCGATGATGGATCGCCCGCGGTGTGGAATGGCGCAGGCGAAACGATCGACCCGCCCTTCACCGGCACAAACTCCAGCGGCTACGACGTAGAATCCGACAAGATCGCGCGCAAGTTTTACCTGATGGCTCGCATGCCGTTGGAAACGACGCTTAACATCGACGTCCCCGGCGAACGGTTCGGCGGCTCCGGAGTGACGACTTCTTCCAGTCAAACATTCGTCACCGCTCAAGCCAGTTGCATGGCAGAATTCCCGCGCGATCAGCAGACTGCGGACGTCAGTGTCGAACTAAATCTGCCCGCATGGAAAACCTTCGCGACGTTCGACTTTGCCGGTGGAGTCAACAACGGCGTGATCATGGACTGGGAACGCAAAGTCACCGAGTACACGCGTTTTACCGCCACCGGCGACTTCGGTCCCGGTGCGAACGACGACAACACGCGTATCGTCGCCTTCGACCGCGATCACCAGCCGCTGAAGACCAGTCGGACCGGAGCGATGTCGAGAGGCGGCAAACTGCGGAAGCTCGACGTTTCGTATCTTAATGAAAATGGCCGACCCAACTATGTCATTGTGCAGCGACGTGAGCCGACGCGCAAAATCGTGATCCGCGACGTGCCGCTGCATCCGGGCATCAAAAGCGAAGTCCGCTGCGAGATCGATGGCGTGGACCTGGCCGGTCAACCCGCCGACGAGCCGTTGCCGTTGACCGCGCTGTTGCAGCAACCGCCCCGTCCCCTGTCGGCAACGCTTCCCGGAGTCGGCAACATCACGCTGATCGGTCTGCGTGATGCAACCGAAAACCCCCGCCCCGGTTGGCACGCTGACGGTTCACCTCGAATCGTTCCGCCAGACGTCGATCTTGATCCCCCATTGCGGTCGGCGTCGGACGGTAAGAAGAAGCTCAATGCGTTTTTCCACTTCGTGCCCGAGACGACCGATCTGACCGTCAGCAAGGTGCGGATCGATCCGGTCGATGCAACCGGCACCACAACGTCGAAGACGTTCCGCGATGAGGACGGAAAACTTAAGCGACAATCCTTCCTCCAGACGATGGACATTCTAGACGATCGCGAAGTCGATGACGTCGAAGTCACATTGTATGCCGGTCCGCCACAACGTCTGGCAACGGTGACGGTCGGCGACGTGCCGTCGGGTTTCGATAGTGACAAACGGTTCCTCTACGAACCCGGTGACGAGGTGCAGAAGACGGCGTTCCAGATCGGTCGTTCTCGTACCGGAGATCGGTTGACTCTGATGATCGTGCTTCCCAGCGATGTCCCGGATGGAACTGACGTCACGGCATTGACGTCAACGGGCGACGTACTGATTGGCGCGACGAACCACACTCGCGGCCGCACTTTGATCGCGACATTCACCGTGCCGCCGGGGCGATCGATCGAGTCCATCGACGTCACATCGGTTCCCAAGCACACCGTCATGTTTCGCAACGTCAGCGTGTGGCGAGGTCTGGGGTCGCGGGCGTTCGTGGATATCGACGGACAACCACCCCTCGTCGACCGGGCAACCACACCCACACGTATTTTCCTGCGTCCCAGTGGCCAACGGGTGACGCAGCGAGAGGACTCTGCGGCGGCATTGGAGGCTGTGGCGGAAATTGAACGCCGAGGCGGTCTGCTGCGATTCGATGATGAAGCCGAAGCGCCATCGGGCGAGACGTTGCGTTATCTGACCGAAGTCCGCTGGGACGACGTCCGGCCCGACGAGACCCAGTTGCTGCAGCCGTTGGCGGGATTGCATCGTGTGGCGTTCAGTTCCGAATACGTCGACGACGAGTGTCTGCAATCGATCGAGCATCTGACGTCGCTACAGAAGCTGCGAGTCAGTCGGTCCGATCATCTGACGACCGCCTGCTTGGCTTCCGTCGGCAAGCTGACAAATCTCCGCGAGTTGCGGCTGGTGAGTTCTCTGAAGTGGAATCAAGACGGGTACAACGCGACCGACTTCGAACACCTGCGTGGTCTGACAAAGCTGACGGATTGGGAACCATACGACTGGAGGATGGACGACGCTGGTATCGCTTGGCTGGACGAATGCGACGACCTGGAACTCGTCTACGGGTGGGCTCCGGAACTGACCGACGTCGGCTTTGCTGCGCTGGGCGGCAAATCAAACTTGCAGGTCATTCGGCTTGGACCGACAAAGATTACCGACCTGTCATTCCGAGCGCTCGAGAATCATCCGACGCTTTATTGGTTGCAGTGCAGCAGTCCGAACCTGACGGACGCGGCCATCGATTCTGCCGTGACAATCTCGAACTTGCGTGATCTGCATCTTGACGGCTCACAGGTCACCGACGCGGGCATTGAGCGGTTGATTGCGGCCATTGACGATCTGCCCAAGCTGCAAACGGTGAACGTGTCGGGGACTCGGGTCAGTGAATCGGCTGCCGATCGGCTTCGGTCCGCCAAGAAGAACCTAACCGTGATAGGCGGCATGGCTCCGTCGCCTGATGAACAGCAGACGCAATCATCGTCGACAGCCGCACCGAGCGAGGTTCCATGGCCAGTCGAAAAGTATAAGTCTTTTGCCGCCTACCCACCCAGCGGCAGCGGCATCCGTGTGAAGCTGGACGACCGTCGTTGGGTCGAACTGAACTCTCTATCGTCGTCTCCCAAACGTGATAGTGGTGAACCCAAGGTGTTCTGGCAACCCAACGGCGAGATTCTCCATCCGCCGAAAAACTTTGATCCACTGTCGTTGGTTCCGAAACGCGAGGGCGGTGAAATGCCGGCCGTCACGCGAGAAGCCGCCATCCAGATCGTCGCCCCGACCGGCACCGAGTTCACGTTGCAATCCGGCGGCAGCGGTGCCTATGGCAGGCTGTACGTTCCCATTGATGATCAATTCACCCAGGTGCCGATCCAGTACCCGATGTCGCAACTGGGACGCAACCACACCCACGTCGAAGTCCACGTGACGCAGGAAGACTGGGAACCGGTGCCGCTGGGCGGAAACGACGAGATTCGAGTGATCATGGCGCCCGAAGATCACCGGATGGTCGTTGTCGCTGCGAACGTGCAAGCGTACTCATGGAAGGTCCAAACGCAGGGCAATGACGACGACGAACCCAAATTGATCGACCCATTCACGACCGGTGTCGACGTGCACAGTGATTGGTTGGACAACGTGCTGAGCGACGGACTGCGCGAGCGATTGTCCGATTCCCCGGCCGGCCACACCGCGGTGATCTTTTCGTTCTACAAAAAGAAACCGTTCCCCAAAGTCCTGGCGCTGCGGCGCAGCCGATTGGACGTGGTTCGCTTCGATAACCTTGCCGTTTACCCGGGCCCCAAATCGGCGGTGAAGGTCAGCGTCAACGGCGTCCCCGTCGCCGCAGCGGACCGGCCGACATTGATGGACGCCGATGACGTTTCACCGATCATACCGCCGAAGCCGAAGAACGAAGCCGGCGTCATCAACCTCAGCGGTACCGTCGTCGACGCCGACGGCCAACCGGTCGCGAAGAGCTGGGTCGGCATGTTCGTAGAACCGCAATACTACAACGAACGCAAGGCGGATCAGTCCGCATTCCAGCCGCGGCCAAACTTTGTGATGGAGGCGACCACTGACAGCAAAGGCCGCTTCACCCTGTTGTTGGCGCCGAAGGATCACTTCGTATTCGACGGAAGTTTTTGGGCGGTAAGCCGAGACGGCAGATCGGGCGCCCGGCGACTCAACTGCACGTGGTCCTACCTACAGAACAACCTGGAAATTAAACTCGACGACGCCACGGCCGCGGTGAAAGTTGTTGACCCCGACGGCAACCCGGTCGTCGGAGCCGAAGTCATTCCCGAAGCGATCCGCAAGAACCGTCGTCCGGCTCATTATTTCCCGGCACGTGTCCAGCAGAAACTAAAAGCCGTCACCGATGAGGACGGCACGGTCGAAATTGCCGGCTGGTCCTCGAGCGGTATACGGGGCATCGCAGTCACCGCAGACGGCTTCGGGACTCAGTATCTGAACCCGCGAATGGCGTCGCAATGGGCCAAAGATGGTGAGCCGCTGACGTTGACCTTGCGGCCGGTCGCCGCGCTCTCGGGACGAGTCTTGGGCTTCGATCCGCAACGCGACCGCGGACTGAAACTGCAAATCCGAACCGAAGCGTACGAACGGGGAGCCCGCCCACCCCTGTCCGGTCGAGCGATCGTGAGCGTTGCCGACGATGGCAGCTTCACCGCGCCGCACATCGTCGAAGGCTATGTCTCGTTCGATGCGTCGATGCCTCCTGATTCGCTTCGCAAGGTCCGCGTCGCGTCGATTGCTCGTTTGGAAATAGGCGAACACCGCAAGCTGACCGACGACGTCTGCCCACAGATCGTCGACGCGGTCGCCGTTCGGCAGCGTCTGGTCAAGGGCGATACCGACGAAGCTGCGCCCGATGTCCAACTGCGAGTGCTCTGGGGCGACTCGATGCGGCACAATGGTTCATGGAATTCCAGTCGCACGACCGTCACCGATGAGAATGGCTGGTGGGAAGCAAAGGTGCTGCCCGGCACGATCAATGTTCGGATCAACGGTATTCCGAAAGGCTACCAGGGTACCGCTTGGTTCGACGGTCGCAACGGATCATCGGGCGTTGAACACACCGTCCCGGCGACCGATCAAGTCGTGATCCTGCCAGCGGAAGTTTACGTTCCGGCGATTGCATTGAAAGGCCGTTTGCTGCTTCCCGATGGACAACCCGCCGTCGGCTGGTCCGCCTACGGTCATCCGATTTCGTGGGACGACGTCGGCGTCGGCGGAGTCAGTACCGACAAGAATGGCAACTTCACCTGGACCTATCCTGAGGGCTACCCGCCGCGATTGTTCAAAGTCAGCAACAGAGAATGGCTGACCGAACATGATTTCAAAGACAACTACGCCTACCCAAACGTCGTTTCAGAAGCCCCATTCGTGTTGCAGATTCCAAAACTCGAGGCAGTCGCCCCGTAA
- a CDS encoding BlaI/MecI/CopY family transcriptional regulator, whose amino-acid sequence MPDSIAPTDVELRILQVLWKQPGATARVIHNAVHADQAKNYSTTVKMLSLMLEKGLVRRDDSVRPQTFVAAVSERRAQKGLVTRLVKKAFDGSAVSLAMQALSGGKPSKEDLQEIRELIEKLEEQR is encoded by the coding sequence ATGCCGGATTCGATCGCCCCCACCGACGTGGAACTGCGCATTTTACAGGTCTTGTGGAAGCAGCCTGGCGCGACCGCTCGGGTGATTCACAATGCCGTTCATGCCGACCAAGCAAAAAATTACTCCACCACCGTCAAAATGCTGTCGCTGATGCTGGAGAAGGGATTGGTACGTCGCGACGACAGCGTCAGACCCCAGACCTTCGTCGCGGCGGTCAGCGAGCGGAGGGCTCAGAAGGGGCTTGTCACTCGGCTGGTGAAAAAAGCATTCGACGGGTCGGCCGTGTCATTGGCCATGCAGGCATTGTCCGGCGGAAAGCCGTCGAAGGAAGACTTGCAGGAGATTCGGGAGCTGATTGAAAAGCTGGAGGAGCAACGATGA
- a CDS encoding polysaccharide pyruvyl transferase family protein, which translates to MNRRDLLALLAAATCNVTLAGAQPTAPKHILLRSSWQTVNIGDIAHTPGVLRILETHLPEVQVTLWPSKVDNGVEELLLSRFPKLRIAKGADQLMAAFAECDFLLHGSGASLVAQRDVVRWAEETGKPYGIYGITLPPKKSSSTQATSAAAMTETIRVLSGVAFVFFRDSHSLSLAKDKGCTAPIMQFGPDGAFACDLRDDRRAEAFLAKHGLETGKFLCCIPRLRYTPYWLIKDRPFDPVKHARNEEMKEHDHAQLRAAIIEIAKTTDLKVLLCPEDQTQMQVGKDVILDHLPADVRERVVWRPNYWLTGEAVSVYVRSAGLFGNEMHSPIMCIGHGVPAIVCRWAEQTSKGYMWDDIGLGEWLFNLDDPADVPNIVPAILEMARNPASARQKAQAAQQRVQRHQAETMAILRDELV; encoded by the coding sequence ATGAACCGACGAGATCTTTTGGCGTTGCTGGCTGCGGCGACATGCAACGTGACTCTAGCGGGCGCACAACCGACGGCCCCGAAACACATTTTGCTGCGATCGTCGTGGCAGACCGTCAATATCGGCGACATCGCGCACACTCCGGGCGTGCTGCGGATCCTGGAGACGCACCTTCCCGAGGTGCAGGTCACGTTGTGGCCCAGCAAGGTGGACAACGGTGTGGAAGAATTATTGTTGTCACGATTCCCCAAGCTGCGGATCGCCAAGGGAGCGGATCAGCTCATGGCCGCGTTTGCAGAGTGCGATTTTCTGTTGCACGGATCGGGGGCGTCCCTGGTCGCGCAGCGCGATGTCGTTCGTTGGGCTGAGGAAACCGGCAAGCCGTACGGCATCTACGGGATCACGCTGCCGCCGAAGAAATCCAGTTCGACCCAAGCGACCTCGGCGGCGGCGATGACCGAAACGATTCGCGTGCTCAGCGGAGTCGCGTTCGTGTTCTTTCGTGATTCACACTCGCTCTCGCTCGCCAAAGACAAAGGCTGCACGGCGCCGATCATGCAGTTCGGCCCCGACGGCGCGTTCGCCTGTGACCTCCGCGATGACCGGCGTGCGGAGGCGTTTCTGGCCAAGCACGGTTTGGAAACCGGCAAGTTCCTGTGCTGTATCCCCAGGCTGCGTTACACGCCGTATTGGTTGATCAAAGACCGTCCGTTTGATCCCGTCAAGCACGCCCGTAATGAAGAGATGAAGGAGCACGATCACGCTCAACTGCGGGCGGCAATCATCGAGATCGCCAAGACGACCGACTTGAAAGTGTTGCTCTGTCCCGAAGACCAAACGCAGATGCAGGTGGGCAAGGACGTGATCCTGGATCACCTGCCGGCCGACGTCCGCGAGCGCGTGGTCTGGCGGCCGAACTATTGGTTAACCGGTGAAGCGGTCAGCGTCTATGTCCGCAGTGCGGGGCTGTTCGGCAACGAGATGCATTCGCCGATCATGTGCATCGGCCACGGGGTTCCCGCGATCGTCTGCCGCTGGGCCGAACAGACGTCCAAGGGATACATGTGGGACGACATCGGATTAGGTGAATGGCTGTTCAACCTAGACGACCCCGCTGACGTGCCCAACATTGTCCCGGCCATCCTCGAGATGGCCCGCAACCCGGCGTCGGCGCGACAGAAAGCACAGGCGGCGCAACAGCGAGTCCAGCGCCACCAAGCCGAAACGATGGCGATCCTGCGTGACGAGCTGGTGTGA
- a CDS encoding PDZ domain-containing protein, whose product MSDPVLRGRMMSLRICSILCLIAVLVSRSDAVEPVTSKRPVLGVAGVLYEFSTNNDTGVLVTNVIPGFPATNLWEVKGKPDGQKFKLVPDQDVIVEIDKIAIKNFHQLREYLRSLTQTKPEVPIVIVPKVGGERKQYFTQLVVTP is encoded by the coding sequence TTGTCCGATCCTGTTTTGAGAGGGCGTATGATGTCGCTACGAATTTGTTCGATTCTCTGTTTGATTGCTGTGTTGGTATCGCGAAGTGACGCCGTCGAACCCGTGACGAGCAAGCGGCCCGTTCTCGGCGTTGCCGGAGTGCTTTACGAGTTTTCCACTAACAATGACACGGGGGTTCTAGTAACCAATGTGATTCCAGGTTTTCCCGCAACCAACCTTTGGGAGGTGAAAGGCAAACCGGATGGTCAGAAGTTCAAGTTGGTTCCCGATCAGGACGTAATCGTGGAAATTGACAAGATTGCCATCAAGAATTTTCACCAGCTTCGAGAGTATCTGCGGTCACTCACGCAAACGAAACCGGAGGTGCCAATCGTCATTGTTCCAAAAGTGGGAGGAGAGAGGAAACAGTACTTTACGCAGTTGGTGGTGACGCCGTAG